The nucleotide window GGGTATTGGCTCATGTCTTCGGTGTTCATTGGTTACATTCCCATTCTACGGCGCACCCATTTTTCGAAACGGGCGATGAAAAACGCGGTCGGCAGTGAGATCGCAAGGAACAGCACTCCGACCAACGTGTAAGGTTCCAGATAGCGATAGCTTTGCGCGCCTACGGCATTTGCCGTGTGCATCAGCTCGGCGACACCGATCACCGACAGCATCGGCGTATCCTTGAAAATGCCGACCAGATAATTGCCCATCCCCGAAATCGCAGGCGGCAAGGCCTGGGGAATGATCAGCCGCCGATAGGTCTGCACCGTCGACATGTTGATCGCGGTCGCGGCCTCCCACTGGCCTTTCGGCACGCTTTCAATGCCGCCGCGATAGACTTCGGACAGATAGGCGGCGTAGTGGACGCCAATCGCGATCAGACCCGAGGTCCAGGGCGACAAGTTGATGCCGAATTGTGGTCCTACATAAAAGACAAAGAACACCTGCAGCAGTAGCGGGGTCGACCTGACGAACTCTACCACCTCGCGCACGCAGAAGGTTAGCGGACGCCATGGGGTACGCTGCGCCAGCACCAGTACCAGCCCCAGAACAACCGCAATCAGATATCCGCCACCGGCCGCCAGCAAGGTCTTGCCTGCGGCCTCGATAAACCGGGGGAGAAGCTCCCACGTCCAATCCCAACGCCATTCCATGGCTCAGGCCCTCCCGATCTTGAACGCCATCTTGCGTTCGAATGCGCGCATGAATGGCGTCACGCAAAAGCGTGCGAAAACGTAGTAGATGATTAATGCAGTGCCAAAGGTTTCAATCGACAGGAAGGTCGAGATGTTGATCTGGCGGGCGTGGAACATCAGGTCGGTCACCGAAATCAGCGCCACCAGCGCGGTGCCTTTCAGGATCTCGATCACCAGGTTGCCCCAAGGTGGCAGCATGATAACCAGCGCCTGCGGCAGGATGATCCGGCGCATCCGCTGAGCGGTCGTCATGTTTATGGCCATGGCGGCCTCCCATTGCCCTTTTGGCACGGCAAGGATGGCACCCCGGACCAGTTCGGCACCATAGGCGCCCATGTTCAGACCGACGGCGATGAAACCGGCGGTGAATTTATCCATGGTGATTCCAAACAGGGGCAGCACAAAGAAGATCCAGAACAGTTGGACCAGCAACGAGGTGCCGCGAAAGATTTCGATATAGACGGTGGCGGCCCCTTTGATCGCGGGGTTCGACGCAAGGCGCATCAGGCCAAAGGTCAGCGCGATGGCGACCGAAACAACGGTGGCCAGCACGAACTGCACCAGCGTGATCAGAGACCCGTCGACCATGCGGCCGCCATAGTCTTGGAGGAATTCAAAGTAGGACAAGACAGGCGTTCTCCGCTTCTGTCCCGATGAGGGGAGTTGAGGGGGGGCGGTGCCCAGGAACCGGGGCACCGGGTCTTGATTGCGAGAGAGAGGCGCGCCTTAGCGGTTGGCGCAGGCCCATTCCATGGACGCGTCGTCACCGGGTACGTTCGACGGCAGGTAGTCCCACTGTTCGACCTTGGACAGCATGTCGTCGGATCCGATGTACCCCGGCATCGCCGCGTTGAAGTCGGCGCGGAACTGATCGTCTTCGGGGTGGAAGCCGACGGCGACCCAGTTAAAGGTCCACTGTGGCAGCGCATTGGTGTCGGTATGGCCGATCCCGTCGGTTTTCGCCGCCAGATCATAGGCTTCGACCGCCGTCATGGCGCCAATCTCGGCGCGCCCAGCCTTGACCGCCGCCAGCACTTCGGTGGTGCCGGGCAGCTGCATGATCTTGCTTTCCGGGATGCCGACCTTCAGCGCCTCTTCGACATTCACATAGCCCGCAACGGCCGCCATGGTGACACCGGCGTTCTTGATGTCCTCGTAGGTCTGCAGGCCGCCCGGATTTCCATCGGGCACGATAAAGGCGTTGCCGAACTGGCCGATCGGCTCGGAAAAGTCGATATTGGCGCAGCGCGACCCCAGAATGTACATGCCGCCGGTGATCACATCAACGCGGCCCGCCATCAGGCTGGGGATTAGACCGGCCCAGTCGGTGACAACCGGTTCGATTTCGGTGTGACCCATTCTGGCCAACAGATCGAGCGTGATCTGGTTCACAAAGCCCAGCGGTTCATTGTTTTCGCCCGGATGCGCCCAGGGCGCGGCAGCGGCAAAGCCGAGACGGATCGGTTCACCCGCAGCGATGCGATCTTCGAGCGGCCCCGCGAGCGTGGCGCTGGCCGTCAGGGCCAGGGTGGCGGAAACGATGCTTCCCAGAAGTTTGGATTTCATTGGTGGTTCTCCTTGCTGTTGGACATGACGCACCCGGTCCGGCGACTGGATCGCCAGATGGTGGGCCGGATTTCCCGACGCACGGTTTTCCGCATCTTTTCGGGAGAGAGAGGGCCGGTGGTCACCTCACGAGGCGCAGTCACCGGCGAGAATTGGTTTGGGTTCAGTAGGGCGCTTGGACACCTCCCATTTCGACATAGACGGATTTGATCTGACTGTAGTGATCCAGCGCCGCACGCGAGTTTTCGCGGCCAACGCCGGATTTCTTGACCCCGCCAAATGGCATTTCGACGGGCATGATATTATGGGTGTTGATCCAGCAGGTTCCCGCATGAATGCGGTCGATCACCCGGTGGGCGCGCTGCAGGTCGCGGGTAAACACGCTGGCGGCCAGCCCCAGGTCAGTGTCATTGGCGCGGGCGATCACCTCGTCCTCGGTGCTGAATTCCAGGATGGACAGGACCGGGCCAAAGATCTCTTCGCGGGCGATCCGCATGTCGTCGGTCACCCCCGTGAACACGGTGGGCAGCACATAAGCGCCCCGTGCCAGCCCATCGCCTTTGGCCCGGCCTCCGCCACACAGCAACCGGGCCCCCTCTTCTCGCCCAAGCTGCATGTATGACAGCACTCTTTCCATATGCGCCTGCGAAATCAGCGGCCCCATCTGGGTTTCGGGGTCCAATGGGTCGCCCAGACGGATGGCGCGCACGCGTTCGACAAGGCGGGTTTCGAATTCCGCACGGATGTTGCGATGCACGAATACCCGGGTTCCATTGGAACAGATCTGCCCGGCGGAATAGAAATTCGCCAGGATGGCACCGCTGACCGCTGCGTCCAGATCCGCGTCGTCAAAAACGATCAGGGGGGATTTACCGCCCAGCTCCATCGTCACATGTTTGATATCCGCGCCCGCCGCTGCCATCACCCGCGCGCCGGTTTGCACCGACCCGGTGAGAGAGACCTTTTCGATGTCCGGATGCGCCACCAGGGTGCTGCCCACTTCGCCATATCCCTGTACCACATTATACAGCCCTTTGGGCAACCCGGCTTCGGTCAGGATCTCGGCGACCTTGAGCGCACAAAGCGGCGTGACCTCGGACGGTTTGAATACAACAGCATTGCCACAGGCCAGCGCTGCGGCACCCTTGTAGGCCGCGATCTGGGTGGGGTAATTCCAGGCACCGATGCCCAGACACACCCCCAATGCGATGCGTTTGGTATAGACGAAACTGTCGCCCAGCGGGATGCATTCACCATTGATCGTACTGGCAATACCGCCATAAAATTCAAAGGCTTCTGCGCCCGACAGCGCATCCGCGACGATGGTTTCTTGATAGGGTTTACCGGTGTCGAGCGTTTCCAGCACCGACAGATCATGATTGCGGTCGCGCATGATATCGGCGGCCCGGCGCAGGATGCGGCCACGGTCCGCCGGCAGGGTGCGTTCCCATTCCACTTGCGCGCGTTTGGCGCTGGCCACTGCACGTTCGATCAGCGCCGGTGTGGCGGAATGCAGACGGGCGACGACCTCTCCGGTCGCGGGGTAAACGCATTCGATCAGCGCGCCGGACGCGTCTTCCACATAGGCGCCGTCAATGTAATGAGAGGCGACCGGCTGGGCGCGCAGATCCACCGAGGAGTCGCCTGCGGCAGTTCTGGTTGGATGGTCCAGTGTGACTTGCATAGAAGCTCCCCCTCCAAGCGGAGAATCACAGACGGTTCGCGTCGCCTGATTCGTGGCTGGTCTTGGAAAAGGTTACGCCCGAAAAAACGTATTACGCAATACACTTTTCGGATACATTATTTTTTTGCCCGTAACTTCCACTTTTAGTACGAAATTCGAAAAGAAGCCTCATAAATGGCGCATATCACGCAATATCGCGAATCCCAGCGCTAGCCCCAGTTGCTTTTCAGCAGGAACTGATTCTTGAAATTCTTGAGCCCCGTCATCACGTCGCTTGACCCGATATCGGGGCTATTGTGGACATGTTCGCTGAGGACCGCCAAAAAACCCGCGCGATCCTCGCTGACGATCTCGATCAGCAAGTCATAAGCACCGCTGACCCAGACCACATAGACGATCTCATCCAGCTGCGCCAAACGGGTCGCGACGTCCTCGGGCCGGTGGCCCGGTGCGACTTTCAGGCCGATCATCGCTTCGGTCCGGTATTCGGAAACCCCGGGATCGGTGATCGCCACAATGCGCAGCGCGCCGCCGGACTTCATCGCTCCGACTCGGTTGCGCACGGTGCCTTCGGACACGCCCAACTGCTGAGCGATCTCAGAAAACGCCATACGCCCGTCGCGCTGCAACCGGTCGATGATTTCGCGGTTCAGTCGGTCGTCCAACAATGCCAGCCCGGCGCTGCGCGCCCCGCCCTCTGTTGCCAGGTTACGTTTTCGCACATTCGGGTCGCTTTGACGGGTCTGATCACTCATGGGAGGCTCCAAAATTTCGAATATCGAATTTATAGAGCGGAAAACGTAGTTTTTTGAAGCATATTTTCGGTTGACGCAGACGATTTCGCAATCAACCTTCGAATTACAGTTTTTGCGGCAGCCTCGGCCACCGCCATACAGACCCCAAACAAGGAGGTAGCGACCCATGACAACCGCAACCCAAAAGCCCGAAGTCAGCACTTTTGCAGGTAATTTTCAGGGCTATGCCCAATCTCAACCAGCTGAAATTGATGAGGAAATCTCACGCGTCGGACCGGCGACCCCTGGAGGCGAATATCTGCGCCGCTTCTGGCACCCAGTCTATATGACAGACGACCTGGGTGACCTACCCAAGGCAATCACCATTCTGGGCGAAGAACTGGTTCTGTTCCGCTATGGCGACGGTACGAAAATCGGATTGGTGCACAAATACTGCCCGCACCGTCGCGCTTCGTTGGAATATGGCAAATGCGAAACCCGCGGCATCCGCTGTTGTTACCACGGCTGGCTGTTCGCGCCCGATGGCGAAATCCTCGAAGCTCCGGCCGAGGATTCAACCGCCCGCGCTGTGGAAATGGTCAAGGAACGCACCCGCCTGGGTGCCTATCCGGTGATCGAATATCGCGGACTGATTTTCGCCTATATGGGCCCGTCGGACAAACAGCCGGACTTCCCGATCTATGACGCCTTTGAACACGAAGGCATGACCAGTGCGCCTTACAAGGCACCCTATACCTGCAACTGGATTCAGGTGCAGGACGCGATCATGGATCCGACCCACACCACTTTCCTGCACAGCCAGAATAGCCACCCGCAGTTCTCCGAAGGGATGATGGCCAGCGGTCAGCTGAAATTCTACGAGCGTCACGAAAACCACTTCCTTGGCACATCGACCCGCCGCATTGGCGATAATGCCTGGGTGCGCCTGAACGAATTGATCCTGCCGAACTTTACCCAGGCTGGATCCGCCTATGCCGCCGACGGCACCGAACAGCGTTACTTTGGCCGGTCGTGCTTTACCCGTTGGGTGGTGCCGGTCGATGACGAAAACACCATGGTCTATGCTTGGGCCAACTTTGGCGACCGCTGGGATCCGCATGAATACAACACCCGCGAAGGTCACGAAAAGATGGAGCAGGGCGAGGTGCTGGACCGCACCCCCGAAGAAAAGCAGCGCTATCCCGCTGACTCCGAAGCGGTTGAAGGCATGGGCGCGATTTCCACCCACAAGGGCGAAAACCTGATGCCGACCGACCGTGGCATCTCGCTTTATCGGCGCCGGGTGCGCAAGGCGATCCGCGATCTGGCAAATGACAACATCGAACCACCCCAGCCCAAGACCTTTGAAGGCCATTCGGTACGCACTTACGGCCAGGACACGGTGCTAACCATGCCCGCGATCGAAGGCCGCGATGACGGGGAATACCTGATGTCGATCGGTGCCGCCGTCATGGATATGCAGTTCGATCACGAAGACTGGTGTGACGAAAACCGCGACACATCAATCATCGCAAAGCTCAAAGAGATCGAAGCCAATGGCATCGGCTAAATCCGGCTGCGCCTCCTGCCCCAATGCGGGGCAGGGTGGCTGCTCTCAATTCGCGCGAACGACAAAGGACAAAACCGATGACCGTGAAGGTTCACGTCAAAAATAACCGCTGGGCCGAAGGCTCATTCCCGAACACGCCCGAAGGCGAAGAGGTATTCACCGTCACCCGTGACCGGTTTGAAAGTGCGCTGGCTGAGTTTCCTGGCGTGCAGGGTCAGCTTGATCCGTTTGTCGATTGGGACACAGACAATTGGGCGAGCTCCATGGCCGAGGCCGAGGTGCTGTTGACCTGGGACATGCCAACCGAAAATCTGGCCGAAGTGGCGCCAAACCTGAAATGGATTCACTGCATTGGTGCAGGTGTCGAACACATGCTGCCGATGGACTGGCTACCGGATCACGTAACGCTGACCAACAACAAGGGCGTGCATGCGGCCAAGGCTGGTGAATTCGGGCTGATGGCAGTGCTGATGCTGCATTCGCATATGCCCGCCATCGTCACCAACCAGCGCAGCGCCGTCTATGACTCGCTTTATTGTTCGCCGATCGCGGGCAAGACGCTGGTGGTGCTGGGCACCGGATCGCTGGGCGGTTCCGGCGCGGCGATGGTAAAACCGCTGGGCGTCAATTTGATCGGGGTAAACCGGTCGGGCCGCGACGTGGAAGGTTGCGACCGCTGTGTCACCACCGAACAGCTGGACGATGTGCTGCCGCTGGCCGACTACCTGCTGATCGCCACGCCTGACACGCCGGAAACCCGTGGGCTTATGGATCGCCGCAGGCTGGACCTGATGAAGCCCACCGCCGGCATCGTCAACATCGGGCGCGAAGCGGTGATGGATTACGACGCGCTCTGCGACAAACTGGAAGAAGGCTCAGTGGGCGGTGCCATCCTCGATGTGTTCGACCCGGAACCCATCGCGGCAGAGTCGCGCCTGTGGAACACCAAGAACTTGATCATCACGCCGCATGTCTCGGCCGATGACGGCGACGCCTATGTGCCGCTGACGCTGGGGCTGTTCTTCCGCAATATGGAGCTGTTCCTGAAGGGCGAACCGCTGCTGAACCCCATCGACCCCAAGCTTGGATACTGAGGAGTTACTCATGAATATCGGATTTATCGGCCTTGGCGTCATGGGTGCCCCGATGGCGGGGCACCTGGCGGATGCGGGCCACACGATCTTTACCTGCCTCAACCGTTCGCCGCTGCCGGATGAGCTGTCGGGCAAAGCGGTGGAGGTCGTCGGCTCCCCCGCCGAAGTCGCGGCCCATTGCGACACGGTCATTGTCATGGTGCCGGACACCCGGGACGTGGAGCGGGTGATAACCGGCGAAAACGGCGTGCTGATCAATGTGCACGAAGGCTCGCTGGTGATCGACATGTCGTCGATCAGCCCGATTGCCACGCAGGAACTGGCCGCGGCAGTGAACGCCAAAGGCGGGCTGTACGTCGACGCGCCGGTGTCGGGCGGCGAGGTCGGGGCCAAGGCCGCCAGTCTCACCATCATGTGCGGCGGGCCGCAGGCAGCGTTTGACCGGGCGACGCCGCTGTTTGAGGTGATGGGCAAGAACATCACCCTGATCAGCGAAAACAATGGCGCAGGCCAGACTTGCAAGATCGCCAACCAGATCATCGTCGCGCTGAACATCGAAGCGGTGGCCGAGGCGCTGGTGTTCGCCTCCAAAGCCGGCTGTGACCCGGCCAAAGTGCGCGAAGCGCTGATGGGCGGGCTGGCCACATCACGCATTCTGGAGGTGCATGGTGAGCGAATGATCAAGCGGACCATGGATCCGGGATTCCGCATCAACCTGCATCAGAAAGACCTGAACCTGGCGCTGAGTTCCGCCAAGGCGCTGGGGGTGTCGCTGCCCAACACCGCGACGGCGCAGGAACTGTTCAATTCCTGCGCGGCCCATGGCGGCGCGAATGACGATCATTCCGGCATGGTCAAAGCGCTGGAGCGGATGGCGAACCATCCGGTCGCCGAGTAAACACACGACTTAGTGGCGGTCCCGCATGACGGGGCCGCAATATCAAAAAATTCTGCGAATTTTTTAGCCCGCCCGGACGTCAGGTCCCGGATTTTCCTAACAGCCAATCCATGAAACGCACCGCGTTGGGGGTCGGGTTGTCCACCTGGTTCTGCACCACGAAATACCCATCTCGACCAGGAATCCGGATGTCGAAGGGCACGACAAGCTCTCCCCGCTCGATCATCCGGTCAACCAGCGTGCCGTGGCTCATCGACACCCCCTGCCCTTCGCGCGCCAGGTTCAGTGCCAGCACATAGGTGCTGAAATAGTGCCGGTTCGACAGCGAAATGCTGCGCAGGCCCGCCTGTTGCAACCAGTAGTCCCAGGCATCGCCAATCCCGGTCAGATCCAGAATGCGTTCCCCCGCCAGATCCTGTGGATCGCGCAGACGGTCGGCCACCGACGGCGCGCAGACGGGAAAGAGGAACTCCGCCCTCAGCGCATGGGTACGCCCGTCGAACCGTTCTTCCTTGCCATAGTGGATTTCAATATCGGCGTTGCTCTCCAGGAAATCCTGTTCCCACAGCGCGGTTGAAATTGTCATTTCGACGTCCGGATTTGCCTCCATGAATTCATGGATATGCGGCGTCAACCAGAAGGTGGCAAAAGCGTAGTTCGATTTGATGTGCAAATTGCGATCTGACGAATAGCCCAGAAAGCTGCGCGTCCCTTCCTCGAGCGCGTTGAACGCGCGCACCACGGTGGGCAGATAGTTCCGCCCCGCCTCGGTCAGGCGCAGGCCCCGGTGGCCGCGCAGAAACAGCGGCTGATTCAGGTGTTGTTCCAGCAATCGCACCTGTTTGCTGACGGCTGATTGCGTAATCAACAGTTCCTCTGCCGCATCCGTAAAGGACAAATATCGCGCCGAAACCGCGAAGGCGCGCAGCCAATGTAGCGGCGGTGTCGAAATTTTTCGTTCATTTGCAGACATTTGCTAGCCTCGAAACAGGTATTCCATTTCGTCGCACCATGCACTGAAATTGGTCGTTTGAAAAGATGCACACAAATTGCCCTTATCGAAATCAGCAAAAATGTCTGCCGATCCAACGGTCAGGCCACAGCACCCCAGCAAGGAGACAAAGGTTTGAAAATCGCCTTTACCGATTTCGTTCAGCCCGATCTTGAC belongs to Rhodobacteraceae bacterium M382 and includes:
- the ehuC gene encoding ectoine/hydroxyectoine ABC transporter permease subunit EhuC, translating into MSYFEFLQDYGGRMVDGSLITLVQFVLATVVSVAIALTFGLMRLASNPAIKGAATVYIEIFRGTSLLVQLFWIFFVLPLFGITMDKFTAGFIAVGLNMGAYGAELVRGAILAVPKGQWEAAMAINMTTAQRMRRIILPQALVIMLPPWGNLVIEILKGTALVALISVTDLMFHARQINISTFLSIETFGTALIIYYVFARFCVTPFMRAFERKMAFKIGRA
- a CDS encoding aromatic ring-hydroxylating dioxygenase subunit alpha — protein: MTTATQKPEVSTFAGNFQGYAQSQPAEIDEEISRVGPATPGGEYLRRFWHPVYMTDDLGDLPKAITILGEELVLFRYGDGTKIGLVHKYCPHRRASLEYGKCETRGIRCCYHGWLFAPDGEILEAPAEDSTARAVEMVKERTRLGAYPVIEYRGLIFAYMGPSDKQPDFPIYDAFEHEGMTSAPYKAPYTCNWIQVQDAIMDPTHTTFLHSQNSHPQFSEGMMASGQLKFYERHENHFLGTSTRRIGDNAWVRLNELILPNFTQAGSAYAADGTEQRYFGRSCFTRWVVPVDDENTMVYAWANFGDRWDPHEYNTREGHEKMEQGEVLDRTPEEKQRYPADSEAVEGMGAISTHKGENLMPTDRGISLYRRRVRKAIRDLANDNIEPPQPKTFEGHSVRTYGQDTVLTMPAIEGRDDGEYLMSIGAAVMDMQFDHEDWCDENRDTSIIAKLKEIEANGIG
- the betB gene encoding betaine-aldehyde dehydrogenase, with the protein product MRAQPVASHYIDGAYVEDASGALIECVYPATGEVVARLHSATPALIERAVASAKRAQVEWERTLPADRGRILRRAADIMRDRNHDLSVLETLDTGKPYQETIVADALSGAEAFEFYGGIASTINGECIPLGDSFVYTKRIALGVCLGIGAWNYPTQIAAYKGAAALACGNAVVFKPSEVTPLCALKVAEILTEAGLPKGLYNVVQGYGEVGSTLVAHPDIEKVSLTGSVQTGARVMAAAGADIKHVTMELGGKSPLIVFDDADLDAAVSGAILANFYSAGQICSNGTRVFVHRNIRAEFETRLVERVRAIRLGDPLDPETQMGPLISQAHMERVLSYMQLGREEGARLLCGGGRAKGDGLARGAYVLPTVFTGVTDDMRIAREEIFGPVLSILEFSTEDEVIARANDTDLGLAASVFTRDLQRAHRVIDRIHAGTCWINTHNIMPVEMPFGGVKKSGVGRENSRAALDHYSQIKSVYVEMGGVQAPY
- a CDS encoding Lrp/AsnC family transcriptional regulator, which produces MNREIIDRLQRDGRMAFSEIAQQLGVSEGTVRNRVGAMKSGGALRIVAITDPGVSEYRTEAMIGLKVAPGHRPEDVATRLAQLDEIVYVVWVSGAYDLLIEIVSEDRAGFLAVLSEHVHNSPDIGSSDVMTGLKNFKNQFLLKSNWG
- a CDS encoding 2-hydroxy-3-oxopropionate reductase: MNIGFIGLGVMGAPMAGHLADAGHTIFTCLNRSPLPDELSGKAVEVVGSPAEVAAHCDTVIVMVPDTRDVERVITGENGVLINVHEGSLVIDMSSISPIATQELAAAVNAKGGLYVDAPVSGGEVGAKAASLTIMCGGPQAAFDRATPLFEVMGKNITLISENNGAGQTCKIANQIIVALNIEAVAEALVFASKAGCDPAKVREALMGGLATSRILEVHGERMIKRTMDPGFRINLHQKDLNLALSSAKALGVSLPNTATAQELFNSCAAHGGANDDHSGMVKALERMANHPVAE
- the ehuD gene encoding ectoine/hydroxyectoine ABC transporter permease subunit EhuD; its protein translation is MEWRWDWTWELLPRFIEAAGKTLLAAGGGYLIAVVLGLVLVLAQRTPWRPLTFCVREVVEFVRSTPLLLQVFFVFYVGPQFGINLSPWTSGLIAIGVHYAAYLSEVYRGGIESVPKGQWEAATAINMSTVQTYRRLIIPQALPPAISGMGNYLVGIFKDTPMLSVIGVAELMHTANAVGAQSYRYLEPYTLVGVLFLAISLPTAFFIARFEKWVRRRMGM
- a CDS encoding LysR family transcriptional regulator encodes the protein MSANERKISTPPLHWLRAFAVSARYLSFTDAAEELLITQSAVSKQVRLLEQHLNQPLFLRGHRGLRLTEAGRNYLPTVVRAFNALEEGTRSFLGYSSDRNLHIKSNYAFATFWLTPHIHEFMEANPDVEMTISTALWEQDFLESNADIEIHYGKEERFDGRTHALRAEFLFPVCAPSVADRLRDPQDLAGERILDLTGIGDAWDYWLQQAGLRSISLSNRHYFSTYVLALNLAREGQGVSMSHGTLVDRMIERGELVVPFDIRIPGRDGYFVVQNQVDNPTPNAVRFMDWLLGKSGT
- a CDS encoding transporter substrate-binding domain-containing protein, with amino-acid sequence MKSKLLGSIVSATLALTASATLAGPLEDRIAAGEPIRLGFAAAAPWAHPGENNEPLGFVNQITLDLLARMGHTEIEPVVTDWAGLIPSLMAGRVDVITGGMYILGSRCANIDFSEPIGQFGNAFIVPDGNPGGLQTYEDIKNAGVTMAAVAGYVNVEEALKVGIPESKIMQLPGTTEVLAAVKAGRAEIGAMTAVEAYDLAAKTDGIGHTDTNALPQWTFNWVAVGFHPEDDQFRADFNAAMPGYIGSDDMLSKVEQWDYLPSNVPGDDASMEWACANR
- a CDS encoding D-2-hydroxyacid dehydrogenase, with protein sequence MTVKVHVKNNRWAEGSFPNTPEGEEVFTVTRDRFESALAEFPGVQGQLDPFVDWDTDNWASSMAEAEVLLTWDMPTENLAEVAPNLKWIHCIGAGVEHMLPMDWLPDHVTLTNNKGVHAAKAGEFGLMAVLMLHSHMPAIVTNQRSAVYDSLYCSPIAGKTLVVLGTGSLGGSGAAMVKPLGVNLIGVNRSGRDVEGCDRCVTTEQLDDVLPLADYLLIATPDTPETRGLMDRRRLDLMKPTAGIVNIGREAVMDYDALCDKLEEGSVGGAILDVFDPEPIAAESRLWNTKNLIITPHVSADDGDAYVPLTLGLFFRNMELFLKGEPLLNPIDPKLGY